The stretch of DNA GCCTAGTCGACACACCAAATACAGAGTCATTATATACGAAAATAAACAAAGAAATATAAGTAGAAACAAATAAATTCAAGTAAAAGGTAGACTGCAACCTTGACAGTGCCAGAATCTAAGGGTGATCTCAATCCTTCAAAAGCTGTAGACTCAATGGCTTTCAAGGTTTTAACACCAGCAGCATTAGCAAGTATCTTAAACCCATTCTCTGTTGTACTGACAGCAAGAAGATTTCCTTCCTTATTCAATCTCAAGCGAGGGAAACTCTGaagaattaaatataattacaaaaattagaaaaagtaaATTCTGAATTGGACAACAGAGCATAGAAAAGTGATGTAAGAACACGCACTGGAAGTCCACCCTCAGCATCTGTGCTAGTGAGAACATTGGTGTTATCCATATCCCAAAACTTTATCTGGCTATCTTCACCTGCAGCCAAAAAGTGATTTTGTGTGGTGTCAAACTGCACAACACCTGTTGATGACTTCTTTCTGAACCCAGTGTATGTTCGTTTTATTGCCCCTTCACTTTCATTCCACTCAACAAGATATGAGTCTCCTTCCTTACTTGTTCCGCAAGAAAACAATCTGggaataaagtaaacaagaatATTGAAACACTACTATTGTATCAGGAACAAAATTAAGaattctaattatttaggactaactactaaaaaatataaaatggtGGCACATAAAACGTAAAACATAAAACATTCATCCTAGAAATAACAAGAATATGCTGAAAACAGGAGGAAGGCTTATTGTTAAAGCTGCCTGGTCTGGCGATGATTGAGCTGAAGAATTTATTCTTACCTACTTCCGTCAGCACTGTATTGCATTGCGGTACACCACTGCCCAGGAGCATCATAGTCAACCCTAGAACCCATATTGTCATATAACCAGGCCTTTATTTTCCCATCGACAGCAGTTGAAAAGATAAACTGCAAAATTTAGAAGCAAGCAGTCAAACATCACAGAAGCATGTCTTTGTTAAATTTCTGAAAGTTATGGCCAACTCAAAGCTGCCATTACGATGCAAAAAGaagttataaattttaaaactggTGAAATGTAATTTTTGGTGAAGGTAAGGAGGCAGCTGACCAAGGTGGCTTAAGGGTGATGGCACGATTCAGTAAAAGAACAGTGGAAGATTTTAGCGCCAATGCAATGTACATCGAAAATTGATGGCAAAGCCAGCTGATGGTCATGTATTATATTTGGAAGATCAAGAGAAAATGCTGGATAGGTTTGTTTAGAAAATCCAGACTCCTGTTAACAACAGCTGCTGACTAAAATGGAAAAGGTTTTCTGTCAATgtaaatatatttgaaaaaagaGAGAGTACCAACAACTGCATGTTGCCTATTCATTCTTTTcacttttttatcattttaaaaaattacaaaacagAAGCACCTCTACATTTGTCGTTTTAACTTAAATCTCATCATGCATGGTGGAGTGAACTTTTTTATTAGACTAGAAGAATTCTAGACACTTGTCCAAAGTATCATGTTCTAGAGTATCGTGAGATAAATGACTAGAAGCCAATATACCTGAATGCTCTCCTTGTGATGAGGACAGATTGAATATACTGGAGACACATGACCTTCAAAGGTAAATAGCTTACGCCCAGATATCTCCCACACCTGTTTCACAACACTTAGATAAGAAACATCTTATATGACATCAAACTTGTGAATCTAAATATCATTTTACCTTAATTAGTTTGTCATCTCCACAGGTGACAACACATAGTTGCTTATTGGGATAAGCAAAAGCGAAGTCATTCACGGCACCAGCATGGGCATCAATCTGCGAAGACAGAGCAagcaatttaaattttaaacaacACTACAAGTACAAATTATCCTACCTATGGAGTTAATTATTATCATAATATCACCTCACCTCTAAATGTTGACGTAGTTCATTTGGTCCAGAATAAGAATACAGTTGAATCAAATGCTTGGTAAATGCAACTCCTACAACAaggaatatataaatatatataataagacaTACATGAACTGAAGAAACTTTATCATTCATTCTTTTACATGTACTAACCTACATAATTCCCTTCAGGATTCCATGCGACACGACTAACAGATATTGAGGTATCTTTAATAGCAGCAGCCTGTATAAAATCTAAATGGTAAGATTCTAATGTTATTAACGACAAACATTCTCAAATAATGAAACATTCAAAGACTATTATAATGAATGAGGCATTGCCTATACCTTACTGAACAGAACGTTTTCATAACAaacaaataaatagaataacaaAAATAACACCAGGCAAAGTACAATACGAAAAAACAAGTAAGGAAACCTGAAATGGCAGCGAACAAGAAGAAATATCCCAAATCTTGAATATCTTCGATACCAATCTCTCTTGCAATCCAAGTTCCCAGAGTGTTATTTCTCCATTATTACAACCAACTGCTCATAAGGAATACAAATTAGGACTGCTTCCTTTAAGGAGAAGGGGTAGAAAGTGGTAAAGCATAGCAGGTTTGCTAAGAGAGCTAATCAGAACAAGGTATAACAACAAGCCAAGGAAGTTGAAAAAGAAACATACCCAGGAGCAATGTATGGTGAACAGGATGAAAATCCATGCTTGTGACACTGGATCCTTGATGCGAAGTAAAAACAACATTTCTTGGGAGATCATCCAGTGACCAAGATGCTTGCTGACGTGGCATTGGGTATGTAACCTAATTATGAAACACTACTTTTAGCATATCAAGACTAATTATTACGACATATACAATAACAAGTATCAAAATAGTTCGGCAGAAGGCAAGACTTGTACAAAAGCATCACAAATCTGCAGATCGAGAGAAGTATATTTTACATTACCTCTTCTACAGATGGACCAGGCCTTAATCGCTTCATCAGTTGCTCATGATCAAGAGTTTGGTAATCAACTATTCCTGGTGTTGCTGGAGGAGTTCTTGAATGTTTCAACATCGAAGCTACCAAAACACAAAGTACATAAGGTTAAACAATACACAAGGACAGAGAAAAACATGAATAGCAGAACTGAAACTCAGAActgttaataaaaaaaacagaaaattacatCAAACTAAATACTACTTCAGtgcttattcaaaaaaaaaatactacttcAGTGCACTGAGGTAGGGTAATCTTAACCAAAAAGACAGCTCACTCCCTTGTTTCTTAGATCATTCCATATGGATACAGCAGCTAGGCAGTGAAGTTCAAATCAAATTTCTAACCTTGATTCTGTTGAATAGGAATGGAAGATGCAGTAACCACAGCAGCTTGAACAGATGAAGAGGCAGAGGCATTGGCCATCCAACCTGCTAAAGCATTTGCATTAGCAGCAGCTGCAGCAGGTGGAATGGGCTAAAAATAGTAAAGAgaacaattttttattagtcGAAATAGTTACAGATCCTAAGAAACATTTGAAAATCAAACTTTGAGATGCAATAGATTATACCCCATGAGCTCCAAGTGGGGTATAAGCAACAGGCTTTGTGAGTGCAGCAACAGGAAGATTGACAGGTGTGGATGCAAGGGGACCATTAGGAGGTGTACATGAATGGTCTTGGAATAAAGTCTTAATATCTGGATTTGGCCTAGGGTTCTTGCATAGCTGATGCTGCCAGTTCAAACTGCAAGAGTACAACATTAGATATTATAGAGGTACTGGGTTTACCACAATagtttgaaagaaaaaataataataaataaaaactgaCGGCAATATGATAGGATATCATCCAGTGAAAGTAGCAACAAACATCCATAAAGCAGTTAATGTATTATCCATAATAGCAACACAAGTGCTAAATGAACAATACATTTCAACAAGCAAGCTTGACCAACATATTGGAAAGGGAGACTGACTAAAATAATACAGCTGAAGAAAGGGATATAATTACAATATTGCAGACTAGGCAGGTAGGTAGTTAAATACTTATAAAATATCAGATTTAACACACAGCTGCCATGCAAGACTAccattaaaagaaaattattagaAAGTACCagattgcttttttttttgtttgtttattttcatCAAATGTGATATTAAGCATACCTTTGATTGATAAGGGTCCGCAACCTTGATGGCTTCAGACCCGGGAAAGTAAGCTTTTCACGAAATAGGGGATTTGCTTCTATGAGTTTCTTAAGCTCTATTAACATAATGCTACGAGCTTGTCTAGTGTCTCCATACTTGGATAACTGTTCATTCTCCCTAAAAAATTGCAAAGGAAGTTAGTTTCATGAAATTTATATAAACTGTCTTAGagtttctttaattttaaaCCAACAATACCATAAATTTGTATACAATCCAATCTGCAACATAATTTCGCTTTAAGCACCAAAAGTTTTGAAAAACTAATTACCTGAAATCTCTTAGAGTTAGAAGCTGAGTGATTTCCTTGTAGAGATCCTCGTTAAATGTAGAGAACACCTTCAAATCATTAACTAATATATCAACAGCCTTTGCCTTGTCATgcctaaaaagaaaaaaacaagtaGGATTAAACAACCCCAGAGCAAGAAGAAAACAGAATGACAGAATAGACTGATTAATACCGGTCCAGTGCTTCAAGATATTTTTGCTtccttaattcaaaaaatatcttCATGGAGTATCTGTTATCATCGACTTTAGTATATCCTGATAAGTACTTCTCAACTTCCTCCCATTCTCCAGCTAGAACTTTCTCCTCAAAGTACTTCACATTGAAGTAGAACCCTGATTCCTTTTCAAGTCTACAAGACAAAGGTTTTTCCATTTTGAACAACACATCAATGCAATTCAGCTTACTTAATTCATAACAAAACAATTTCTGTACAATCTaaagaaaagaaatgaaaatattaaatcttGCCACAGTCAATGTCTGACAAAAGGAAAACCCAAGTTCGACCAACCAACTTCTTAATCTCTGACTTTATTAAATCCTTCACTTATTCTATCCTGTAATAACCCATTTCCTTAAGGTTTTTCCATTTTCCGTACAGCCAAACAACAGTaaacaataattgaaaccaAATCAACACTGGCTaggatttttttagtttttgtttttaaaactaTAGCAATTGCCATGTAGGTAACTGGGAGG from Cannabis sativa cultivar Pink pepper isolate KNU-18-1 chromosome 2, ASM2916894v1, whole genome shotgun sequence encodes:
- the LOC115718689 gene encoding topless-related protein 3, with protein sequence MTSLSRELVFLILQFLEEEKFKESVHRLEKESGFYFNVKYFEEKVLAGEWEEVEKYLSGYTKVDDNRYSMKIFFELRKQKYLEALDRHDKAKAVDILVNDLKVFSTFNEDLYKEITQLLTLRDFRENEQLSKYGDTRQARSIMLIELKKLIEANPLFREKLTFPGLKPSRLRTLINQSLNWQHQLCKNPRPNPDIKTLFQDHSCTPPNGPLASTPVNLPVAALTKPVAYTPLGAHGPIPPAAAAANANALAGWMANASASSSVQAAVVTASSIPIQQNQASMLKHSRTPPATPGIVDYQTLDHEQLMKRLRPGPSVEEVTYPMPRQQASWSLDDLPRNVVFTSHQGSSVTSMDFHPVHHTLLLVGCNNGEITLWELGLQERLVSKIFKIWDISSCSLPFQAAAIKDTSISVSRVAWNPEGNYVGVAFTKHLIQLYSYSGPNELRQHLEIDAHAGAVNDFAFAYPNKQLCVVTCGDDKLIKVWEISGRKLFTFEGHVSPVYSICPHHKESIQFIFSTAVDGKIKAWLYDNMGSRVDYDAPGQWCTAMQYSADGSRLFSCGTSKEGDSYLVEWNESEGAIKRTYTGFRKKSSTGVVQFDTTQNHFLAAGEDSQIKFWDMDNTNVLTSTDAEGGLPSFPRLRLNKEGNLLAVSTTENGFKILANAAGVKTLKAIESTAFEGLRSPLDSGTVKASGSSAIPHVSPVNCKVERSSPVRPTPVINGVDPAARGLEKPRKVDDAIDKTKPWQLTEILEPGQFRLVTMPDNTDNTSKVVRLLYTNSAISLLALGSNGVQKLWKWGRSDQNPNGKATANVVPQRWQTSSGLVMTNDVSGVNLDEAVPCVALSKNDSYVMSACGGKVSLFNMMTFKVMTTFMPPPPTSTALAFHPRDNNIIAIGMEDSTIHIYNVRVDEVKSILQGHRKRITGLAFSTVLNILISSGADGQLCVWSMDTWEKRNSVAIQLPSGKTPVGETRVQFLQCQIRFMVVHESQLAIYEAPKMDRIGQWLPQDVISAPISYATFSCNSQFIYATFCDGNIGVFDTGVHEADCLRLRCRIAPSAYLSQAVLNGSQAVYPLVVASHPIDRNQFAIGLTDGSVKVIEPIEAEAEWGTSPPADNGTVSGRAGSLSTTSNHTSDQIQR